A part of Saccharomonospora amisosensis genomic DNA contains:
- the ald gene encoding alanine dehydrogenase, with protein sequence MRIAVPREVKKHEYRVAITPAGVHELTRLGHDVLIETGAGSGSAITDEEFVTAGAKIIATAEETWAEGDLVLKVKEPVPAEYGLLRRDLVLFTYLHLAADRALTEALLAAGTTAIAYETVQTDDGALPLLAPMSEVAGRLAPQVGAHALLKPSGGRGVLPGGVPGVHPARVVVIGGGVAGLNAARVASGMGADVEVLDTNPERLRQIDHDFAGRIRTVASNALALEHAVLEADMVIGAVLVPGAKAPKLVSHELVARMRQGSVLVDVSIDQGGCFADSRPTTHDEPTYQVNDSVFYCVANMPGAVPRTSTYALTNVTLPYVLRLAEQGWRAALRSDPILARGLNTHAGALTNEPVASAHGLPHGEFEL encoded by the coding sequence GTGCGCATCGCCGTCCCCCGCGAGGTCAAGAAACACGAATACCGCGTGGCCATCACACCGGCGGGGGTGCACGAGCTGACCAGGCTTGGGCACGACGTCCTCATCGAGACCGGCGCGGGCTCCGGTTCGGCGATCACCGACGAGGAGTTCGTCACGGCGGGCGCCAAGATCATCGCCACGGCTGAGGAGACCTGGGCCGAGGGCGACCTCGTGCTGAAGGTCAAGGAACCCGTCCCCGCCGAGTACGGCCTGCTGCGCCGCGACCTCGTGCTGTTCACCTACCTGCACCTGGCTGCCGACCGCGCGCTCACCGAAGCGCTGCTCGCGGCGGGCACCACGGCGATCGCCTACGAGACGGTGCAGACCGACGACGGCGCGCTGCCGTTGCTCGCGCCGATGTCGGAGGTCGCGGGCAGGCTCGCTCCGCAGGTCGGCGCTCACGCGCTGCTCAAACCCAGCGGCGGAAGGGGGGTACTGCCCGGCGGGGTTCCCGGTGTGCACCCAGCCAGGGTGGTGGTGATCGGCGGCGGCGTCGCCGGGCTGAACGCCGCCCGTGTCGCGTCCGGCATGGGTGCGGACGTGGAGGTACTCGACACCAACCCGGAGCGGCTGCGCCAGATAGACCACGATTTCGCGGGCCGCATCCGTACGGTGGCCTCCAACGCGCTGGCGCTGGAGCACGCCGTGCTGGAGGCGGACATGGTGATCGGGGCCGTGCTCGTCCCGGGCGCCAAGGCGCCGAAACTCGTCTCGCACGAACTCGTCGCGCGGATGCGGCAGGGCAGCGTCCTGGTGGACGTCTCCATCGACCAGGGCGGCTGCTTCGCCGACTCACGGCCGACGACCCACGACGAACCGACCTATCAGGTGAACGACTCGGTGTTCTACTGCGTCGCCAACATGCCCGGTGCGGTGCCAAGGACGTCGACCTACGCCCTCACCAATGTCACCCTGCCCTACGTGCTGCGCCTGGCTGAGCAGGGCTGGCGGGCGGCGCTGCGATCCGATCCGATCCTGGCGCGGGGGCTCAACACCCACGCGGGCGCGTTGACCAATGAACCGGTGGCCTCGGCACACGGCCTGCCACACGGCGAATTCGAACTCTGA
- a CDS encoding helix-turn-helix domain-containing protein, which yields MISVRSVVDRVGPTLLRAVLLPADCPTVADVVIAEPGTSQLAAGDLVLGVAVGDANASVELVRACARQGAAAVLLKPPLAGKPAVRRAADAAGIGLVEVHAATSWAQLVWLLRTVLDAIADETDALDTRHDPAASDLFRLADAVASVVDAPVTIEDTNSRVLAYSARQDITDPARVATIMGRRIPDDVLARFRSRGVFRELSRGRQTIFVPAQRDGTLPRLIVPIRMGGELLGSMWAVVPGPVPDERAAAFADTAPVVALHLLRRRAHADMRRQASAELLRALLGGEVSARKAAAELDLEPGPHRVVAVETTGEDALDGEGLRLALLERLTQGIGRGPVGTESGGLVYLVVPDGTGRGTWAHLRTVLAEVPTNRGAGELRAAAGSAGELDELARSRAEAEETLGLLRSGVLPGGPACFDEVWPSLVLHRAASAAGEASVGELGPLPLLREHDATNGTDFVNTLYEWLRHPGQPRCAASALAIHPNTLRYRMRRLLELVALDLDDPDVRLALLSQLVALRWR from the coding sequence ATGATCTCCGTGCGTAGCGTGGTCGACCGGGTCGGGCCGACACTGTTGCGCGCCGTGCTACTTCCCGCCGACTGCCCCACCGTGGCCGACGTCGTGATCGCCGAACCCGGAACGAGCCAGCTCGCCGCGGGAGACCTCGTGCTTGGCGTCGCCGTCGGTGACGCGAACGCCTCGGTCGAGCTCGTGCGCGCGTGCGCGCGGCAGGGCGCGGCCGCGGTGCTGCTCAAACCACCGCTGGCCGGCAAACCCGCCGTTCGTAGAGCCGCCGACGCGGCGGGCATCGGCCTTGTCGAGGTGCACGCCGCGACGTCGTGGGCACAGTTGGTGTGGCTGCTGCGGACCGTGCTGGACGCGATCGCCGACGAGACCGACGCGCTCGACACTCGCCACGACCCAGCCGCGAGCGATCTGTTCCGGCTCGCCGACGCTGTGGCGTCCGTTGTGGACGCACCGGTGACCATCGAGGACACCAACTCGAGGGTGCTCGCCTACTCCGCGCGGCAGGACATCACCGACCCGGCCAGGGTCGCGACCATCATGGGCAGGCGCATCCCCGACGACGTACTCGCCCGATTTCGCTCACGTGGCGTGTTCCGTGAACTTTCCCGAGGCCGGCAGACCATCTTCGTCCCCGCGCAGCGCGACGGAACGCTGCCGAGGCTGATCGTGCCGATCCGGATGGGCGGCGAGCTGCTCGGCTCGATGTGGGCGGTCGTGCCTGGGCCGGTACCCGACGAGCGGGCGGCGGCCTTCGCCGACACCGCACCCGTGGTCGCGCTGCACCTGCTGCGCCGCAGGGCCCACGCCGATATGCGGCGGCAAGCGTCCGCCGAGTTGCTGCGCGCGCTGCTCGGCGGCGAGGTCAGCGCGCGAAAGGCCGCCGCGGAGCTGGACCTCGAACCCGGACCGCACCGCGTCGTCGCCGTGGAGACCACGGGCGAGGATGCCCTCGACGGTGAAGGGCTACGGCTGGCGCTGCTCGAACGCCTCACCCAGGGCATCGGCCGAGGGCCGGTCGGCACCGAGAGCGGTGGTCTGGTGTACCTGGTGGTGCCCGACGGCACCGGCCGGGGAACCTGGGCGCACTTGCGTACGGTGCTCGCCGAGGTGCCCACCAACCGCGGTGCCGGTGAACTGCGCGCGGCGGCGGGCAGCGCAGGCGAGCTCGACGAGTTGGCCCGATCGAGAGCCGAGGCCGAGGAGACACTCGGCCTGCTGCGTTCGGGTGTGCTGCCCGGCGGCCCCGCCTGCTTCGACGAGGTGTGGCCGTCGCTGGTGTTGCACAGAGCGGCGAGCGCGGCGGGTGAGGCCAGCGTCGGCGAGCTCGGTCCGCTGCCGCTGCTGCGTGAGCACGACGCGACGAACGGCACCGACTTCGTGAACACGCTGTACGAGTGGTTGCGGCATCCCGGGCAGCCGCGCTGCGCTGCCAGTGCGCTGGCCATCCACCCCAACACCCTGCGCTACCGCATGCGCAGACTGCTCGAGCTGGTGGCGCTGGACCTCGATGACCCCGACGTGCGGCTGGCGCTGCTCAGCCAGCTCGTCGCGTTGCGCTGGAGATAG
- a CDS encoding SACE_7040 family transcriptional regulator, with protein MVSSRPTPLRRGEKTGRRDQILAAASELFAKHGFHGVGIDEIGAAVGISGPALYRHFRSKDAMLGEMLTSISRYLLEGGTARAAEGGDPDEVLARLVRFHVNFALSQPALITVQERNLGNLTDTDRRQVRALQRRYVEVWVRALRAAVAHLDETRARSAAHAVFGLMNSTPHSRYLPDADLAALLERLALGALYAAK; from the coding sequence ATGGTGTCCTCCCGACCCACACCGCTGCGCCGTGGCGAGAAGACCGGCCGCCGCGACCAGATCCTCGCCGCGGCCTCCGAACTGTTCGCCAAGCACGGCTTCCACGGTGTGGGAATAGACGAGATCGGCGCGGCGGTGGGAATCTCCGGGCCCGCACTGTATCGGCATTTCCGCAGCAAGGACGCGATGCTCGGGGAGATGCTGACGTCGATAAGCAGGTACCTGCTCGAGGGTGGCACCGCCCGCGCGGCCGAGGGCGGCGACCCCGACGAGGTGCTTGCCCGGTTGGTGCGGTTCCACGTGAACTTCGCGCTCAGCCAGCCCGCGCTGATCACGGTGCAGGAGCGCAACCTGGGCAACCTGACCGACACCGACCGCAGGCAGGTCAGGGCATTGCAGCGGCGCTACGTCGAGGTGTGGGTGCGGGCGCTGCGCGCCGCGGTGGCGCACCTGGACGAGACCCGCGCGAGATCGGCCGCCCACGCGGTGTTCGGGCTGATGAACTCCACCCCACACAGCAGGTACCTGCCCGACGCGGACCTCGCCGCGCTGCTCGAACGGCTGGCACTGGGCGCGCTGTACGCGGCGAAGTGA
- a CDS encoding SGNH/GDSL hydrolase family protein — MSVRARRSLWLSLITALALVGAAFPAGAAPAVHYVALGDSYSSGVGAGSYGDSGNCKRSANAYPRLWADSRDVAGFDFLACSGARTSDVLEQAASLDSTATLVTVSVGGNDAGFADVMIDCTVGTDQQCVDRVEEAKAYARDTLPGLLDNVYATLESKAPGAEILVLGYPRFYKIGGSCNAGLSDTKRAAINSGADTLAEVTAQRAGAAGLTFVDVRGAFSGHEICSDGDWWLHSLTWPVDESYHPTVSGQSQGYLPALESVTG, encoded by the coding sequence ATGTCGGTGCGTGCTCGTCGGTCCCTCTGGTTATCACTGATCACCGCGCTCGCCTTGGTGGGCGCGGCCTTCCCGGCGGGTGCCGCCCCCGCCGTGCACTACGTCGCCCTCGGTGACTCCTACTCCTCCGGGGTCGGCGCGGGTTCCTACGGCGACTCCGGCAACTGCAAACGCAGTGCCAACGCCTATCCGCGACTGTGGGCGGATTCGCGCGACGTGGCCGGCTTCGACTTCCTCGCGTGTTCGGGTGCGCGCACCTCCGACGTGCTGGAACAGGCCGCATCGCTGGATTCGACCGCCACGCTGGTCACCGTTTCGGTGGGTGGCAACGACGCGGGATTCGCGGATGTGATGATCGACTGCACGGTCGGCACCGACCAGCAGTGTGTCGACCGGGTAGAGGAGGCCAAGGCCTACGCTCGCGACACGTTGCCTGGCCTGCTCGACAACGTCTACGCGACGCTGGAGAGCAAGGCGCCGGGCGCGGAGATCCTAGTGCTCGGCTACCCACGCTTCTACAAGATCGGCGGCTCCTGCAACGCGGGTCTCAGCGACACCAAGCGCGCGGCGATCAATTCCGGTGCCGACACGCTCGCCGAGGTCACCGCCCAGCGGGCGGGCGCGGCCGGGCTCACATTCGTCGACGTACGTGGGGCATTCAGCGGGCACGAGATCTGCTCGGACGGGGACTGGTGGCTGCACAGCCTTACCTGGCCGGTCGACGAGTCCTACCACCCGACAGTGAGTGGCCAGTCCCAGGGTTACCTGCCCGCGCTGGAATCCGTGACGGGCTGA
- a CDS encoding carboxyl transferase domain-containing protein — MDTPALTSSADPRSEAFARNVTCHTELVAELRDRLALARLGGPPQARQRHVARGKLLPRDRVDALLDPGSPFLELSPLAASGMYDEEAPSAGIITGIGRVSGRECVVVANDATVKGGTYYPMTVKKHLRAQEVALHNNLPCVYLVDSGGAFLPRQDEVFPDREHFGRIFYNQATMSARGIPQLAAVLGSCTAGGAYVPAMSDEAVIVRNQGTIFLGGPPLVKAATGEVVTAEELGGGDVHARSSGVTDHLAVDDADALRTVRSIVSTLGPRSPRPWDVVPTEEPVVDPGELYGVVPVDTRTPYDVREVIARIVDGSRFGEFKKEYGNTLVTGFARIHGHPVGIVANNGVLFAESAMKGAHFIELCDRRSIPLLFLQNITGFMVGRDYEAGGIAKHGAKMVTAVACARVPKFTVVIGGSFGAGNYSMCGRAYSPRFLWMWPNARISVMGGEQAASVLATVRRDAYEARGEEWSEADEEAFKEPIRAQYEQQGNPYYSTARLWDDGVIDPMDTRTVLGLALSAAANAPLEPVGYGVFRM; from the coding sequence ATGGACACCCCGGCGCTGACCAGCTCCGCCGACCCGCGGAGCGAGGCATTCGCTCGCAACGTCACCTGCCACACCGAACTGGTCGCTGAGTTGCGCGACCGCCTCGCCCTGGCTCGGCTCGGGGGCCCGCCCCAGGCAAGGCAGCGGCACGTGGCCCGCGGCAAGCTACTGCCCCGCGACCGCGTGGACGCGCTGCTCGATCCCGGCTCGCCGTTTCTCGAACTCTCACCGCTGGCCGCGAGCGGGATGTACGACGAAGAGGCTCCCTCGGCGGGCATCATCACCGGCATCGGCCGGGTTTCCGGCCGAGAGTGCGTCGTGGTGGCCAACGACGCGACCGTCAAGGGCGGCACCTACTACCCGATGACGGTCAAGAAGCACCTGCGCGCGCAGGAAGTCGCGCTGCACAACAACCTGCCGTGCGTGTACCTGGTCGACTCCGGTGGCGCGTTCCTGCCGCGCCAGGACGAGGTGTTCCCCGATCGGGAGCACTTCGGCCGCATCTTCTACAACCAGGCCACCATGTCCGCTCGCGGGATCCCGCAGCTCGCCGCCGTGCTCGGTTCGTGCACCGCGGGAGGGGCCTACGTGCCTGCCATGAGCGACGAGGCCGTGATCGTGCGCAACCAGGGCACGATCTTCCTCGGGGGACCGCCGCTGGTGAAGGCCGCAACCGGCGAGGTCGTCACCGCCGAGGAACTGGGCGGCGGAGATGTGCACGCGCGCTCCTCCGGCGTCACCGACCACCTCGCGGTCGACGACGCGGACGCACTGCGTACGGTGCGCTCCATCGTGTCGACCCTCGGTCCGCGCTCACCTCGGCCGTGGGACGTCGTGCCGACGGAGGAACCCGTCGTCGATCCGGGTGAGTTGTACGGCGTGGTCCCCGTCGACACCCGCACTCCCTACGACGTGCGCGAGGTGATCGCCCGCATCGTCGACGGCAGCCGGTTCGGCGAGTTCAAGAAGGAGTACGGCAACACGCTCGTGACCGGGTTCGCCCGCATTCACGGTCACCCGGTGGGGATCGTGGCCAACAACGGCGTGCTGTTCGCCGAGTCGGCGATGAAGGGTGCTCACTTCATCGAGTTGTGCGACCGCCGCTCGATCCCGCTGCTGTTCCTGCAGAACATCACCGGCTTCATGGTGGGAAGGGACTACGAGGCGGGCGGCATCGCCAAGCACGGCGCGAAGATGGTCACCGCCGTCGCGTGCGCGCGGGTGCCGAAGTTCACCGTCGTCATCGGCGGGTCATTCGGGGCGGGCAACTATTCCATGTGCGGCAGGGCTTATTCTCCCCGGTTCCTGTGGATGTGGCCGAACGCCCGCATTTCCGTGATGGGTGGTGAGCAGGCCGCCTCGGTACTGGCCACCGTACGAAGGGACGCCTACGAGGCCCGTGGCGAGGAATGGTCCGAAGCGGATGAGGAAGCGTTCAAGGAACCCATTCGTGCCCAGTACGAGCAGCAGGGCAACCCGTACTACTCCACCGCACGGCTGTGGGATGACGGGGTGATCGATCCGATGGACACCCGGACCGTGCTCGGACTGGCACTGTCGGCCGCGGCGAACGCGCCGTTGGAACCCGTCGGCTACGGCGTATTCAGGATGTGA
- a CDS encoding acetyl/propionyl/methylcrotonyl-CoA carboxylase subunit alpha: MFDTVAVANRGEIAVRVIRTLRRMGIRSVAIYSDADAGAAHVREADAAVRVGPAEAARSYLSIPDVVAAAVESGAQAVHPGYGFLSENPAFARACEEAGLVFVGPPASAIEAMGDKIRAKQTVSGAGVPVVPGRSELHGSADIEAAAADIGYPVLLKPSAGGGGKGMRLVESAGELAGAVESARREAMSAFGDDRLLLERFVETPRHIEIQVLADRHGNVVHLGERECSLQRRHQKIVEEAPSALLDEATRARMGASAVGAARAVGYVGAGTVEFIVSAREPERFYFLEMNTRLQVEHPVTELVTGIDLVEWQLRVAAGERLSFAQHDVRLAGHAVEARVYAEDPARDFVPTGGTVLALAEPSGPRVRVDSGLREGFVVGSDYDPMLAKVVAWGPDRAAALHRLDRALADTAVLGVTTNIPFLRALLTDPDVLAGELDTGLVERKLAALVNEGAEGDAEEFLIAAALDRLLSLWPSGRVVDPWEVPSGWRLGARAGVTLRLRAGRTEALVLVEGPPSDALVSVDDRAPFAASAERDGDDLVVRGTGFEGRYDRYRRYRRARAGDGTVWLARQGRAVAVGERPNLLASHGESVEVGPVTSPMPGTVLVVKVARGDVVSAGAPLLVVEAMKMEYTITAPVDGVVSELHVQAGQQVALDQPLAVVTREEHTS, translated from the coding sequence ATGTTCGACACCGTCGCTGTCGCCAACCGTGGCGAGATCGCCGTGCGCGTCATCCGCACGCTGCGACGCATGGGGATCCGGTCCGTCGCCATTTACAGCGACGCCGACGCGGGTGCGGCTCACGTGCGCGAGGCGGACGCCGCCGTTCGGGTGGGGCCCGCGGAGGCGGCGCGCAGCTATCTGTCCATTCCGGACGTCGTCGCCGCGGCGGTCGAGTCCGGTGCGCAGGCCGTGCATCCCGGTTACGGCTTCCTTTCGGAGAATCCAGCGTTCGCGCGTGCGTGCGAGGAAGCCGGGCTGGTCTTCGTCGGCCCGCCGGCGAGCGCGATCGAGGCGATGGGGGACAAGATCCGGGCCAAGCAGACCGTGTCCGGTGCGGGGGTTCCCGTCGTGCCAGGCCGGTCCGAACTCCACGGCAGCGCCGACATCGAGGCCGCGGCGGCCGACATCGGCTATCCCGTGCTGCTCAAGCCCTCCGCGGGCGGTGGCGGCAAGGGTATGCGGCTGGTGGAGTCGGCCGGCGAGCTCGCCGGGGCAGTCGAGTCGGCACGCAGGGAGGCGATGAGCGCCTTCGGTGACGACCGGCTGCTGCTGGAACGGTTCGTCGAAACGCCGAGGCACATCGAGATTCAGGTGCTTGCCGACCGGCACGGCAACGTGGTCCACCTCGGCGAGCGGGAATGCAGCCTGCAGCGCAGGCACCAGAAGATCGTCGAGGAGGCGCCGTCGGCGTTGCTCGACGAGGCGACACGGGCGCGGATGGGCGCTTCGGCGGTGGGGGCCGCTCGCGCGGTCGGCTACGTCGGCGCGGGCACGGTGGAGTTCATCGTGTCGGCACGTGAGCCGGAGCGGTTCTATTTCCTGGAGATGAACACGCGGTTGCAGGTCGAGCACCCGGTGACCGAGTTGGTCACCGGTATCGACCTGGTGGAGTGGCAGTTGCGCGTCGCCGCGGGCGAGCGGCTCTCGTTCGCGCAGCACGACGTGCGGCTTGCGGGCCATGCAGTCGAGGCACGGGTGTACGCGGAGGATCCGGCCAGGGACTTCGTACCCACCGGCGGAACCGTACTCGCACTCGCCGAGCCCTCCGGCCCGCGGGTGCGCGTGGACTCGGGCCTACGTGAGGGTTTCGTCGTCGGCTCCGACTACGACCCCATGCTCGCCAAGGTGGTGGCGTGGGGGCCTGACCGCGCCGCGGCGCTGCACCGGCTCGACCGGGCGCTGGCGGACACCGCCGTGCTGGGGGTCACGACGAACATCCCGTTTCTGCGGGCACTTCTCACCGACCCCGACGTGCTGGCGGGCGAGCTGGATACCGGCTTGGTGGAGCGCAAGCTCGCCGCGCTCGTCAACGAGGGTGCCGAGGGTGATGCCGAGGAGTTCCTGATCGCGGCCGCACTGGACCGGCTGCTTTCGTTGTGGCCGTCCGGGCGAGTGGTGGACCCGTGGGAGGTGCCAAGCGGTTGGCGGCTCGGCGCCCGCGCCGGGGTGACGCTTCGGTTGCGTGCGGGCCGGACCGAGGCTCTCGTGCTGGTCGAGGGTCCGCCGTCGGACGCACTGGTCAGTGTGGACGATCGCGCGCCGTTCGCGGCCTCGGCCGAGCGCGACGGCGACGATCTGGTCGTGCGCGGCACGGGTTTCGAAGGTCGGTACGACCGGTACCGCCGGTACCGGCGTGCGAGGGCGGGTGACGGCACCGTCTGGCTCGCAAGGCAGGGTAGGGCCGTCGCAGTCGGGGAACGACCGAACCTGCTGGCGAGCCACGGGGAGTCCGTTGAGGTCGGTCCGGTGACCAGCCCGATGCCGGGCACGGTCCTGGTGGTGAAGGTGGCACGCGGCGACGTTGTGAGTGCGGGGGCGCCGCTGCTCGTCGTCGAGGCGATGAAGATGGAGTACACGATCACCGCGCCGGTGGATGGCGTCGTCAGCGAATTGCATGTTCAGGCGGGCCAGCAGGTGGCGCTCGACCAGCCGCTCGCCGTCGTGACACGGGAGGAGCACACCTCATGA
- a CDS encoding acyl-CoA dehydrogenase family protein, whose translation MIDFRLGDEYEALRKTVHDFAQAEVAPVIAGYYEREEFPYDLVASMGRMGLFGLPLPEEYGGMGGDYFALCLALEELARVDSSVAITLEAGVSLGAMPIYRFGTEEQKRNWLPALCSGEALGAFGLTEPGGGSDAGATRTTAKLDGDEWVINGSKAFITNSGTEITRLVTVTAVTGSKPDGRKEISAITVPSGTPGFTVAPKYSKVGWNASDTHELAFDDCRVPAQNLLGERGRGYAQFLSILDEGRIAIAALSVGLAQGCVDECLRYVGEREAFGHKIGTYQAIQFKIADMEARAHTARLAYYQAAAKLLRGEPFKKEAAIAKLVSSNAAMDNARDATQIFGGYGFMNEFAVGRFYRDAKILEIGEGTSEVQRMLIARELGLH comes from the coding sequence ATGATCGACTTCAGGCTCGGCGACGAGTACGAGGCGCTGCGTAAGACGGTCCACGACTTCGCGCAGGCGGAGGTGGCCCCGGTGATCGCGGGCTACTACGAGCGCGAGGAGTTTCCCTACGACCTCGTCGCGAGTATGGGCAGGATGGGACTGTTCGGGCTACCGCTGCCCGAGGAGTACGGCGGCATGGGCGGAGACTACTTCGCGCTGTGCCTGGCGCTGGAGGAACTGGCGCGGGTGGACTCGTCCGTGGCGATCACGCTGGAGGCGGGAGTCTCGCTCGGTGCGATGCCGATATACCGGTTCGGCACCGAGGAGCAGAAGCGCAACTGGCTGCCCGCATTGTGCTCGGGCGAGGCGCTCGGTGCGTTCGGGCTCACCGAGCCCGGCGGTGGGTCCGATGCGGGCGCGACCCGGACCACGGCCAAGCTCGACGGCGATGAGTGGGTCATCAACGGTAGCAAGGCGTTCATCACCAATTCCGGCACCGAGATCACCAGGCTCGTCACCGTGACCGCCGTGACGGGCAGCAAACCCGACGGGCGCAAGGAGATCTCCGCGATCACCGTGCCGTCGGGCACGCCGGGTTTCACCGTGGCGCCCAAGTACTCGAAGGTGGGCTGGAACGCATCGGACACGCACGAACTCGCGTTCGACGACTGCCGGGTGCCCGCGCAGAACCTGCTCGGTGAGCGCGGCAGGGGGTACGCGCAGTTCCTCTCGATCCTGGACGAGGGCAGGATCGCCATCGCGGCGCTCAGTGTCGGCCTGGCGCAGGGCTGCGTGGACGAGTGTCTGCGCTACGTCGGTGAGCGGGAAGCGTTCGGGCACAAGATCGGGACCTACCAGGCTATCCAGTTCAAGATCGCCGACATGGAGGCGCGGGCGCACACCGCGAGGCTGGCCTACTACCAGGCTGCCGCGAAGCTGCTGCGTGGCGAGCCGTTCAAGAAGGAAGCCGCGATCGCGAAGCTGGTGTCGTCCAACGCCGCGATGGACAACGCGCGCGATGCCACCCAGATCTTCGGCGGCTACGGGTTCATGAACGAGTTCGCCGTCGGCCGGTTCTACCGCGATGCCAAGATCCTGGAGATCGGGGAAGGCACCAGCGAGGTGCAGCGGATGCTGATCGCGAGGGAACTCGGACTGCACTGA
- a CDS encoding alpha/beta fold hydrolase, with the protein MTVPALRLAAATSNVVRKVLHGGVADLRPAPRLLIDTGPNRRVYRFTGAARGSQDGEPVLLVPPLAAPTLCFDLRRGCSLVEHLVDGGRRTYLVDYGTVAFADRGLGVEHWVGQVLPNAIRKVSADAGGREVHLVAWCLGGIFSLLAAAEQADLPIASITTIAAPFDFTAIPLIAPLRPLVELTGGHLLTPFYRLLGGAPPYLVSQAFRLTRLDKELTRPIAMLRNLHDRDFLAQLEAVDHFMANMAAYPGRTFGQLYHRFFRANDLAEGSIEIDGRLVSLSEVRVPTLVVAGESDAIAPKRAVRRLVDLLTGAPEVRFESAPGGHLGVLTGRAARTTTWRYLDEFLDSRRSPA; encoded by the coding sequence ATGACCGTACCCGCGCTGCGTCTGGCCGCCGCGACGTCGAACGTCGTGCGGAAGGTGCTGCACGGAGGTGTCGCCGACCTGCGACCCGCGCCGAGGCTGCTCATCGACACCGGACCCAACCGCCGCGTCTACCGTTTCACGGGGGCGGCGCGGGGCAGCCAGGACGGCGAGCCCGTGTTGCTCGTCCCTCCGCTCGCGGCACCCACGCTGTGTTTCGACCTGCGGCGGGGGTGCAGCCTGGTCGAGCACCTCGTCGACGGCGGCAGGCGCACCTACCTGGTGGACTACGGCACCGTGGCCTTCGCCGACCGGGGGCTCGGGGTCGAACACTGGGTCGGGCAGGTGCTGCCTAACGCCATTCGCAAGGTCAGCGCCGACGCGGGCGGCCGGGAGGTTCACCTGGTCGCGTGGTGCCTGGGCGGGATCTTCTCCCTGCTCGCCGCGGCCGAGCAGGCCGACCTGCCGATCGCCTCCATCACAACGATCGCCGCGCCGTTCGACTTCACCGCCATTCCGCTGATCGCGCCGCTGCGGCCACTCGTGGAACTGACCGGGGGCCACCTGCTCACACCGTTCTACCGGCTGCTCGGCGGCGCACCGCCCTACCTTGTCAGCCAGGCCTTCCGGCTGACCAGGCTGGACAAGGAACTCACAAGGCCGATCGCGATGCTGCGGAACCTGCACGACCGGGATTTCCTCGCGCAACTGGAGGCGGTCGACCACTTCATGGCCAACATGGCCGCCTACCCCGGACGGACGTTCGGGCAGCTCTACCACAGGTTCTTCCGGGCCAACGATCTCGCCGAGGGCAGCATCGAGATCGACGGCAGGTTGGTATCGCTGTCCGAGGTGCGGGTGCCGACGCTGGTCGTGGCGGGCGAGAGCGACGCGATCGCGCCCAAGCGCGCCGTGCGGCGGCTGGTCGATCTGCTCACCGGCGCCCCCGAGGTGCGCTTCGAGTCGGCGCCGGGCGGGCATCTCGGGGTGCTGACCGGCCGGGCGGCGCGCACGACAACCTGGCGCTATCTCGACGAGTTCCTCGACTCCCGGCGGAGCCCGGCATGA
- a CDS encoding GyrI-like domain-containing protein, whose protein sequence is MMTYSISSETLPEQPTLVAEATLFVDEIGPWLGQVYQRIAEAIASRDSYPVGPPFARFRMLDDDRFAVEAGFPVPAPVEGLGDDVRSSALPGGTAAVTVHVGGYDEMEPAYEALASWVADHGGELAGEAWENYLTNPEEEPDPAAWRTEVVQPYQLG, encoded by the coding sequence ATGATGACCTACAGCATCAGCAGCGAGACCTTGCCAGAGCAGCCGACGCTGGTGGCGGAGGCGACGCTCTTCGTGGACGAGATCGGGCCCTGGCTCGGCCAGGTCTACCAGCGCATCGCCGAGGCCATCGCCAGCCGTGACTCCTACCCGGTCGGGCCGCCGTTCGCCCGCTTCCGGATGCTCGACGACGACCGGTTCGCCGTCGAGGCGGGCTTCCCGGTTCCCGCGCCGGTCGAGGGTCTCGGCGACGACGTGCGCTCCTCGGCACTGCCGGGCGGCACGGCCGCCGTCACCGTCCACGTCGGGGGATACGACGAGATGGAACCCGCCTACGAGGCACTGGCGTCGTGGGTGGCCGACCACGGCGGCGAGTTGGCGGGGGAGGCTTGGGAGAACTACCTGACCAACCCGGAGGAGGAGCCGGATCCGGCCGCGTGGCGCACCGAGGTCGTGCAGCCGTACCAGCTGGGCTAG